Below is a window of Quercus robur chromosome 6, dhQueRobu3.1, whole genome shotgun sequence DNA.
gtgaaaaattgttttctagGAGGGCCCCGGAATTCATCATTTGTCCTGCGCTCCAAAATCCAGACAACTGCTCCCACAAGAAGGAAAGATATTCCTGTGACACACCACATCAATGGAGTAAATGGTCTCAAAAATGCCCAAGCACTAGAGTTTAACTTCCAAACTGGGGCCACTACCACTAGCCCAGACTCAATATATGGCTGTGTAAAATCCACCATCTTTGTCCTGTCTGTGGTAATTGTAATGTCTCCAACCGCAGCATCAAAGTCCTATATATATGTAACATCAAAACCAGTGAATCAGGAATTAACAAAAagcattaaaaacaaaagcattaaaaacaaaagcatatCACACTATAAGAGTAGGATAGAGGATTTTTATTCCAATGTCTGCAGAGAATTGATGTACTTCATACTTACACCAGTTGTGATCTTGTGCAGAAGATCTTGAACAGGCGTAAATGGAACAAACTTGTACGGGACTAGATATGGTAACGCGTCCTTTGCAGCATTAAACACATCAATGCAATAACCACCAAACATATCAGGGCCTTCACCTCTAGAGACAAGTTCATGAAAACTATCACGGATTGGAACTCCAACTCTCAATTGCCTTCCATTGCTCGATAATTCCCATCCACGAGGCTTTTGAGTTGTTTGTCCTGGCCAGATTACACCGTATAGTGATGGATGAATTGAACTGGAATCATTTGCTTGTGCATTGAGCTTATCTGGTGGCACAACTGATAAGCCAGAAGAATTGGACCAATACCCAATTGTCCTAGGCCCTGTGCCAATCACATTGATGACTTCATATGAAGGATGAATGAGGTTACCATCAGGAGTGAACTTAACCTGGCCCGTTACACCACTCATGCTAACTTTTAAAATGTTATCAAGCAACACTGACCCTTCATCAAAGACACTCAAAGCATTAAAACACAAGTTTCCTTCACTAATATGACTTAAACCCGTATCATTTGAAAATGTAATGTTTTTCCCCTGACTCAAAAATGTGTCAAGTGCATGAGCAAGAAGCCAGACAGTGTCATAGGCATACAGACCATAAGTATTTAGTCCAAAAAGGCCACTATCTGTGTTTCCTGCAGCAGTCAAGTTACTCCACCTGGcaacaaatttctttttcaaatttgtcTCTGGTGTGTACATACGCAATGTAAGAACCCCCTGAATACTATCCATTACTGATGAAGATAAGGAAGAATCTGTATCTAGTAGAGTAGAGAGCCAATCAGTAGCTATCCATACATATCCATTTCTCATCATCTGCAAACCCCGTGCAGCATCAAGTACCTCTACACCTGAGGAATCATAAACGTGCAGTATAATAATCCGAGACTCCATCAAAGCCACCTTGACCAGTGCATTGTTGATTTCATCGCGGTCTAAGTTAGGTTTCATGGGAGCTTTATGTGAGATTTTACATCTTTTCTCGGCTAGCATGTCCCCCAATGCAGCAATCCCATTTCTACCATGATCATCATCAATATAGATTGCTATTACATCTCGCCATTCATAGTAGGCTACAATTTCTGCTACTGCAGCCATCTTGAAGAGATCACTTTGCGTTGTCCGAACAAAGTAAGGGAACTGAAGTGAATTCAGGGTGGGGTCTGTTGCTGCAAAGGATAATATGGGGACACGGAGCTCATTCGCTATATGTGAAATTATATGAGCCATAACTGAGCGCTGTGGACCTAGTATGGCCACTGTATCATTCTCCATAAACCGCAAAGCTGAAAAACAACAATTAAGCTTTAGTCCCAAAATAGTGCAGAGTTTGTAAAAGAAGGTGAAAAATATAGACTATGAAATTTTATGACTTGCGCATCTTGGAAAGGATGAAAATTTGTGAATGAACAAAAAGGAGATGTTACAGAGAATGTACCCTTAACAATTTCCAAAAATTCATTGTCTAATTTGGAATCCTGCAATGCTAATTTCAGCATAGTTTTATTTAGAATTGTTGGATCGTCATTCACATCTTTGATGGCAGCTTCTATTGCAACTTTAGCAACTTTCCCAATGGAGgaattgaaagagaaaatagCCCCAATTTTCACAAAGTTGGGTATTGTAGAAACGTGAACACTAGTATTACTAGTGCTAATACAAAGCCCATGGTAGAAAAGCATAGATACCAGAAGCCAAAACATATTCATGGTGGAATACACtgcaagaaacaaaacaacGTAGTCACAGACGGATACTTCCTTCTACCAAAAGGCATCAACATGTACAGAATACAGATAAGCATTTATGTTAAAAGCAACAAATATAAGTGGAAGCAAGAAAATTTAATGAGGTTCGGCTTATGGCATACGTCCATAGTGGAAAGCTTAAGCGACTACATATTTATTGCTATATTGAAATGTGTTCCAATGAAGCAATGTAAGTATACATAGGAATATATTAAGTTTGGTATGGTAACTCTAAAACTAGGGTATCCCATGGTATCACAAAATCACAGTAGCCCTTAATTTTCTACAAAACTATTGTTTGCGTATATATGATGAGATGctaatatatgtatgtatataatataatataatatataatataatataatatatactaatatattctaacaatacacacatatacacacgTAAATATACATAATATAAATACGTATTTATGTATGCATATATACATTTTAAGGATATGAAGCTAAATggctttccaaaaaaaaaaggacatgaAGCTAAATGAGCGAAGCATAAGTTGTTCTCTCAGGCCTATGCACATGTCACAAGAACAACAGAAAATACCTCTAAAGATTAGTTCTTAAGAAAATTGCAGTGTAGTATGTTTAGATGTATTTGTGTGCCTATGTgtgtgtgaatatatatattaccaaagCAAAGACAAATAGCAATGACTAAACAGAGTCATGAAACACGTAAAAGAAGACCCACCAAATAAGACAAAATAAGAGGGTGTTTGGATTGGGAGTATcttaaaactcaaaaatcaaaactcaaaacacttCACTCAAACTGAAAAAAACCCATCAATGTttagagaaattgaaaaaaacattgaaacacaaacaaaagaaaaacagagcacCTGAACAAAAACTTTGAAATACAAACATTGAAATTTAGAGGAATACAAAACAGAGCAAGGTGGGTTTacggagggagagagagaaaacgtgGTCACCTGGGCAGAGGTCGGAGCTGATGAACTGACTGATGTTGGCGCAGGTGAGAGATGAGCTTGTCGGTGGTGCTAGGCCTTTGCTTGGATGGTTCTTCTCTCAATAGATGTTGTCACGCGTGAGATTATGAGATGAACTGAACCACTGGAGTTTGATATAAAGGCTAGGTATCAGAAAAAGTCAAGAAAGTGATTTTATGTTGGTTCAGAGAGGTAGGTGAGATGAGTAAATGGGAGaagccaaaaaaagagagagttccAGAACTTAtttctcaaaattcaaaattttgagaaataagTTTTGGAAACAATGACcgaaaacaaaaccaaaaaaatgattaaCAATTCGAAGTTTTCTCTGTCATGAGCGCCACTGTTCTCTCTAGAGAAGAAGAAGCCGAGTTAGCCCGCAGCAATAAGAAAGTAAAAGACGTACGCCACGCCGAGTTCGGCGGCAATATGAGGGAAGATCAGTCTACCTTTCCACTGAGCCAGGGAAGTGTCCGTCACCCTCTGTCATTCAGGGACAAGCTGGTAGGAGAGATACCAGGCGCCTATGTACAAGCCTTCAACTTCACCGAACAAATGGAGGCTGATGAGGACTCAGACACTGAAACAAATGATCTGAGAGATGGTCTAATCGCTGTCAAGTTCCCCAGGGAGCTTAAATCTCGGATTCGGTCCCCGTGGAGTAAAGCGCTTATTGTAAAAGATTATGGAAGATCAGTtggtttctcttttcttcatgGCAGACTCATGTCTCTGTGGAAGCCAATGGGAAAGATCGATTGTGTGGACTTAGGTAAAGAGTTTTTCTTGGTCCGGTTCTCTACCAAAGAGGATTGTGAGGCTGTGCTTAGGAATGGTCCATGGTTTATTGGAGAGAACTTCTTATCCATTAGACCTTGGGAACCAAACTTCAAGCCAGCTGAGGCAAACATCTCTTCGGTGGCAATTTGGGTGAGGTTGGATGAACTCCCTATTGAATATTATCATGTAGAAGCCCTCCAGTTAATAGGGAATGCGATTGGTAAGGTTTTGAGAATAGATACTCACACAGCAAGTGAATCCAGAGGCAGGTTTGCTCGCCTTTGCATTCAGGTAGACATTGGGAAACCGCTTGTTACTGCCCTTCTTATTGGTGGTAAGGAGCAGGCCGTATGTTATGAAGGAGTCCAGAGACTTTGTTTTGCTTGTGGAAGGATTGGGCACCGGCGGGACAACTGTCCCTATGTTGTCCGACGTGAAGCCAATCAGGCAAGGGAGTCCGATGGAGATAACGGCATGAAGGCAGACCGAGAACGCATGGCGCATGATGTGGATAGTCCAGGCACGAAAGCGAGTACGTCCAAGAATGCAGGAGAGTGCGTGGACACGTCGTGTGAGGACAAGCTGGAGGACAATCCCAAGGACAGGTACGGCCCATGGGTAATGGTAACACGAAAACGGATTGGGAGTAAAGCGACAAAAAAAGGGGACCACTTTGAGCAACACACGTTGAAGAGACAGGAGACAACAATTTTTGGTGCTAGTGAATTGCCGTTGAGGGAAGGTAAGAGAAAAGCTGTGGCTAATTATGGCCCAAATGAGGCCCAAATGGCCAAGGTGGTCCAATCCATAGCAAAAGGGGCGAGAAGCTTAGGCCAAAACGCTGGAAAGGCCCATAACGAAGTTGAAAGTCCAAAGGTTTTTTTAAGCCCATCAGTTACGGGTAAAAAAGGGATTGCAAGGAATAGGGCACCTTTAAGCTCAGACAAGAACCTGGTAATAAAAGTTGAGTTGAATCTCCTCCCTAAGTGGGCtggagggggagattgttgggtgCTGACACCCACATGTCCAGCCCACCCTTTTGCTTagctcattaaatgagcttGTTGGACAAGTGCTGAGAAGTCAGCAAAGTGAAATGGGTTTTGCTGGAGTAGCTTGACCAAAAGAGAAGAATTGGATTCATCTTTTTCTCTATAATGATGTACAAAAGTCCAGCAACATTTATGAAGTGACGTACAAAAGTCAAGCCACATAAATGAAGATGTGATGTTAAACTTGTGAGACACgttgaaggaagaaaagaagaaaaggatgaaGAAATATAAAGTACACCATTCGGCTAGTGAGCAAGAAGAGGAGAAGTCTCAGTGAGTGAGATTGGGGACAATGCAGTCTTAAAGAACTGCGTGAGTGAGGGCaagcaaaagagaaaagaaaaatatagagaggaagagaaaattgtgagagataTACAGTGAGGAAGAGAGCAgtaagtgaaaagaaaaagagagttttttttttttttttttttactcaagttgtatctctaagtgttgtaatctctatttaatatagtgaaattattcggaaTTTGTCCCGTGGTTTTTCCCCTCAAGGAGAAAGAGTTTCCACATAaatctttgtgtttttgtgtggtTATGCTTCTGCtgtatttgttgaaatttattcccacttatatatagaatttttcccaACATTTACAGATAGGCATTTTAGTTGCTTAAAATGAATGGTGTCCCTGTATTTTTGCTAGAAAAAGTAGATAATAAATAATTCACTTTTAGGGTCATTGAttgtagaagaaaaaaaaaagatattgattCCCGAGAAAATCATGTAATTggctaaaattttaattgagggACTAATCATTGGAACAAATTATGGGACTGCAtatgaaattcaaattcaaattcaaattatcaTTAACTTTTGTGAGTGTTaacgtatattatgttatgggctttaggcccaattaggttacttgtatagcacacttcttcttgtactgcacacatatgcctcctctgatgctgattgggcaggagatcctaccgatcgcaggtctactacaggttactgttttctccttggttcttctttgatttcttggcgaagcaagaaacaaacttttgtggcccgttctagtactgaagcagaatatcgtgctcttactgataccacatctgagctcctttggctacgatggctccTTAAGAatttgggtgtgtccacctcctctgctactcctctttattgtgacaaccagagtgccattcatattgctcataatgatatctttcatgaacggactaaacacatcgagattgattgtcattttatccgttatcatcttgtccatggtgctcttaagcttttctccgtctcctccaaagatcaacttgcagatatcttcaccaagtcacttcctaaaggacgcactcgtgatttggttgacaacttcaagttggtctcacatccaccttgagtttgaggggggctgttaacgtatattatgttatgggctttaggcccaattaggttacttgtatagcaca
It encodes the following:
- the LOC126690417 gene encoding glutamate receptor 3.6-like isoform X4 translates to MNMFWLLVSMLFYHGLCISTSNTSVHVSTIPNFVKIGAIFSFNSSIGKVAKVAIEAAIKDVNDDPTILNKTMLKLALQDSKLDNEFLEIVKALRFMENDTVAILGPQRSVMAHIISHIANELRVPILSFAATDPTLNSLQFPYFVRTTQSDLFKMAAVAEIVAYYEWRDVIAIYIDDDHGRNGIAALGDMLAEKRCKISHKAPMKPNLDRDEINNALVKVALMESRIIILHVYDSSGVEVLDAARGLQMMRNGYVWIATDWLSTLLDTDSSLSSSVMDSIQGVLTLRMYTPETNLKKKFVARWSNLTAAGNTDSGLFGLNTYGLYAYDTVWLLAHALDTFLSQGKNITFSNDTGLSHISEGNLCFNALSVFDEGSVLLDNILKVSMSGVTGQVKFTPDGNLIHPSYEVINVIGTGPRTIGYWSNSSGLSVVPPDKLNAQANDSSSIHPSLYGVIWPGQTTQKPRGWELSSNGRQLRVGVPIRDSFHELVSRGEGPDMFGGYCIDVFNAAKDALPYLVPYKFVPFTPVQDLLHKITTGDFDAAVGDITITTDRTKMVDFTQPYIESGLVVVAPVWKLNSSAWAFLRPFTPLMWCVTGISFLLVGAVVWILERRTNDEFRGPPRKQFFTIICFSFSTLVSSHRETIASTLGRLVLLIWLFVVLILNSSYTASLTSILTVEQLSSSVKGIESLISNNDPIGYRRGSFAENYLTVELNIQKNRLVPLNSQNEYEKALRDGPKKGGVAAMVDERAYMDLFLSTRCEFGIVGQEFTKMGWGFAFPRDSPLAIDMSTAILKLSENGDLQRIHNKWLTRSACNSEGAKQDVDRLHLKSFWGLFLLCGSVCFLALLLYLIKMVHQYTRHSDGSSKKSFLSFVKDKEEDADKMQEECKSGAKRRQSEGVSTGRVHEDETSNGSNNRAVYAGYEA
- the LOC126690417 gene encoding glutamate receptor 3.6-like isoform X5; its protein translation is MNMFWLLVSMLFYHGLCISTSNTSVNISTMPSIVKIGAIFSFNSSVGKVAKVAIEAAIKDVNDDPTILNRTMLKLAVQDSKLDNEFLGIVEALRFMENDTVAILGPQRSVMAHIISHIANELRVPILSFAATDPTLNSLQFPYFVRTTQSDLFKMAAVAEIVAYYEWRDVIAIYIDDDHGRNGIAALGDMLAEKRCKISHKAPMKPNLDRDEINNALVKVALMESRIIILHVYDSSGVEVLDAARGLQMMRNGYVWIATDWLSTLLDTDSSLSSSVMDSIQGVLTLRMYTPETNLKKKFVARWSNLTAAGNTDSGLFGLNTYGLYAYDTVWLLAHALDTFLSQGKNITFSNDTGLSHISEGNLCFNALSVFDEGSVLLDNILKVSMSGVTGQVKFTPDGNLIHPSYEVINVIGTGPRTIGYWSNSSGLSVVPPDKLNAQANDSSSIHPSLYGVIWPGQTTQKPRGWELSSNGRQLRVGVPIRDSFHELVSRGEGPDMFGGYCIDVFNAAKDALPYLVPYKFVPFTPVQDLLHKITTGDFDAAVGDITITTDRTKMVDFTQPYIESGLVVVAPVWKLNSSAWAFLRPFTPLMWCVTGISFLLVGAVVWILERRTNDEFRGPPRKQFFTIICFSFSTLVSSHRETIASTLGRLVLLIWLFVVLILNSSYTASLTSILTVEQLSSSVKGIESLISNNDPIGYRRGSFAENYLTVELNIQKNRLVPLNSQNEYEKALRDGPKKGGVAAMVDERAYMDLFLSTRCEFGIVGQEFTKMGWGFAFPRDSPLAIDMSTAILKLSENGDLQRIHNKWLTRSACNSEGAKQDVDRLHLKSFWGLFLLCGSVCFLALLLYLIKMVHQYTRHSDGSSKKSFLSFVKDKEEDADKMQEECKSGAKRRQSEGVSTGRVHEDETSNGSNNRAVYAGYEA
- the LOC126690417 gene encoding glutamate receptor 3.6-like isoform X7 — encoded protein: MENDTVAILGPQRSVMAHIISHIANELRVPILSFAATDPTLNSLQFPYFVRTTQSDLFKMAAVAEIVAYYEWRDVIAIYIDDDHGRNGIAALGDMLAEKRCKISHKAPMKPNLDRDEINNALVKVALMESRIIILHVYDSSGVEVLDAARGLQMMRNGYVWIATDWLSTLLDTDSSLSSSVMDSIQGVLTLRMYTPETNLKKKFVARWSNLTAAGNTDSGLFGLNTYGLYAYDTVWLLAHALDTFLSQGKNITFSNDTGLSHISEGNLCFNALSVFDEGSVLLDNILKVSMSGVTGQVKFTPDGNLIHPSYEVINVIGTGPRTIGYWSNSSGLSVVPPDKLNAQANDSSSIHPSLYGVIWPGQTTQKPRGWELSSNGRQLRVGVPIRDSFHELVSRGEGPDMFGGYCIDVFNAAKDALPYLVPYKFVPFTPVQDLLHKITTGDFDAAVGDITITTDRTKMVDFTQPYIESGLVVVAPVWKLNSSAWAFLRPFTPLMWCVTGISFLLVGAVVWILERRTNDEFRGPPRKQFFTIICFSFSTLVSSHRETIASTLGRLVLLIWLFVVLILNSSYTASLTSILTVEQLSSSVKGIESLISNNDPIGYRRGSFAENYLTVELNIQKNRLVPLNSQNEYEKALRDGPKKGGVAAMVDERAYMDLFLSTRCEFGIVGQEFTKMGWGFAFPRDSPLAIDMSTAILKLSENGDLQRIHNKWLTRSACNSEGAKQDVDRLHLKSFWGLFLLCGSVCFLALLLYLIKMVHQYTRHSDGSSKKSFLSFVKDKEEDADKMQEECKSGAKRRQSEGVSTGRVHEDETSNGSNNRAVYAGYEA